CAGCCCGAGGCGCGAATCCTCGTGCTGACCGGCTATGCGAGCATTGCGACGGCGGTGCAGGCCGTCAAGGACGGTGCGGACAATTATCTGGCCAAGCCGGCCAACGTGGAGACGATCCTGGCGGCGTTGCGCGTGGACGCAAGCGAGTCACAAGCCGACGAGGCGCTCGAGAATCCGATACCGCTGTCGGTGGCACGGCTCGAATGGGAGCACATCCAGCGCGTGCTGTCCGACAACGGCGGCAATATTTCGGCGACCGCGCGTGCGCTGAACATGCACCGCCGCACGCTGCAACGCAAGCTGGCGAAACG
This region of Mycetohabitans endofungorum genomic DNA includes:
- a CDS encoding response regulator transcription factor; translation: MSEMNFLVIDDDEVFAGILARGLTRRGYTVHQAHERDSALKLADALPFGQITVDLNLGNDSGLHLIAPLRKLQPEARILVLTGYASIATAVQAVKDGADNYLAKPANVETILAALRVDASESQADEALENPIPLSVARLEWEHIQRVLSDNGGNISATARALNMHRRTLQRKLAKRPVKQ